The following coding sequences lie in one Drosophila bipectinata strain 14024-0381.07 chromosome XR, DbipHiC1v2, whole genome shotgun sequence genomic window:
- the btd gene encoding transcription factor btd, whose amino-acid sequence MIDAACNYLNPYATQQQHAQQQHIHNMQQQQQHQLLPQHHLQHHLQHQQQQQQQQQQQQQQHQLLPQQQQQQQQQQQQPQQQHHDFLSAALLSAPSSLSGSSSSSGSSSGSSPLYGSVSVSTKSAPMKLEMPYPQASSTGTASPNSSIQSAPSSASVSPSIFPSPAQSFASITASPTTPVSGGTGSNSVIGSMSVAAAAAAAAATAAVTAGSVSGAGSGSGSVSAASSPSSAASAAAAAAAAAAAAADLGAAAVASAAYGWNTAYSGLPARSQFPYAQYASDYYGNAVGMSSSAAWFSHQERLYQPWSSQSYPGFNFDDIAFQTQLQRRSVRCTCPNCTNEMSGLPPIVGPDERGRKQHICHIPGCERLYGKASHLKTHLRWHTGERPFLCLTCGKRFSRSDELQRHGRTHTNYRPYACPICSKKFSRSDHLSKHKKTHFKDKKSKKALAAEAKEQQAVIKQEKKDKKSLGKSPLTPPVEFKQEQSENPLVNYTPYGNYVSGGAAGGAAANQAPPPPPPLFQQHQMVGGGGGATYEPWNRATTSNSASRSTSSSAASSPAVGGAASSPASASASASASASTSASASASVSATALAQHHYAALAMQSESQLAAEYGLTMSGLASGASQDSSSSCHMKSEYAAAGYPPEFGAGTAGYGYPPHHPHHHNAWAAAYHPHAAT is encoded by the exons ATGATCGATGCGGCATGCAATTATCTGAATCCCTATGCGACGCAGCAACAGCACGCGCAGCAGCAACACATCCACAacatgcaacagcagcaacaacatcagctCCTCCCGCAGCACCACTTGCAACATCACctgcaacaccagcagcaacagcaacagcagcagcaacaacaacaacagcaacatcagcttttaccccaacaacaacaacaacaacagcagcaacagcaacagccacaacaacaacatcacgACTTCCTTAGCGCCGCTCTACTATCCGCCCCCTCATCCCTCTCCGGATCATCAAGCTCCTCCGGCTCTAGTTCCGGCAGCTCTCCGCTATACGGTTCCGTTTCCGTATCCACCAAGTCGGCGCCCATGAAGCTGGAAATGCCATATCCCCAGGCCTCCTCCACCGGCACCGCCTCCCCCAACTCCAGCATCCAGTCCGCCCCCTCCTCCGCCTCGGTGTCGCCCAGCATCTTCCCCTCGCCCGCCCAATCCTTTGCCTCGATCACGGCGAGTCCCACAACGCCCGTATCCGGAGGCACTGGCTCCAACTCGGTCATCGGTAGCATGTcggtagcagcagcagcagcggcggcagccGCAACGGCAGCAGTTACGGCAGGATCAGTGTCTGGAGCTGGATCCGGTTCAGGATCCGTATCCGCCGCCTCATCACCCTCCTCGGCCGCatcggcggcagcagcagcggcggcggcggcagcggcagcagcggaTTTGGGGGCAGCAGCGGTGGCAAGTGCCGCCTATGGATGGAATACCGCATACTCCGGACTTCCAGCaag AAGCCAGTTCCCGTATGCCCAATACGCATCCGATTATTATGGCAATGCTGTGGGAATGTCCTCATCGGCGGCCTGGTTCTCGCACCAGGAGCGCCTGTACCAGCCATGGAGCTCACAAAGCTATCCGGGCTTCAATTTTGACGACATTGCCTTCCAGACACAGTTGCAACGTCGTTCGGTGCGTTGCACGTGCCCCAATTGCACCAACGAGATGAGCGGCCTGCCCCCGATCGTCGGACCCGATGAACGTGGTCGCAAGCAGCACATCTGCCACATTCCCGGCTGTGAACGGTTGTACGGCAAGGCGTCGCATCTAAAGACCCATCTGAGGTGGCACACCGGTGAGCGGCCGTTCCTGTGCCTCACGTGCGGCAAGCGATTCTCCCGATCGGATGAACTGCAGCGCCACGGCCGGACACATACCAACTATCGCCCCTACGCCTGCCCCATCTGCTCCAAGAAGTTCTCCCGCAGCGACCATCTCAGCAAGCACAAGAAGACCCATTTCAAGGACAAGAAGAGCAAGAAGGCCCTTGCCGCGGAGGCCAAGGAACAGCAGGCGGTCATCAAGCAGGAGAAGAAGGACAAGAAGTCACTCGGCAAGTCACCCCTCACCCCGCCCGTCGAGTTCAAGCAGGAGCAGTCGGAGAATCCTCTGGTGAACTACACGCCCTATGGAAACTATGTGAGTGGAGGAGCGGCCGGAGGAGCGGCAGCTAATcaggcaccaccaccaccgcccccGCTCTTCCAGCAACACCAGATGgtgggcggcggcggtggcgccACCTATGAGCCCTGGAACCGTGCCACTACCTCGAACTCTGCCTCCCGATCCACTTCCTCCTCGGCGGCCAGTTCCCCAGCGGTGGGCGGTGCCGCCTCCTCGCCCGCCTCTGCCTCCGCCTCAGCCTCCGCCTCTGCATCCACCTCCGCCTCGGCTTCGGCCTCGGTTTCTGCCACCGCCTTGGCCCAGCATCACTACGCCGCCCTGGCCATGCAAAGTGAATCCCAGCTGGCGGCCGAATACGGCCTGACGATGAGCGGCCTGGCGAGCGGTGCTAGCCAGGACTCCAGCTCCAGTTGCCACATGAAGTCCGAGTATGCGGCGGCGGGCTATCCGCCAGAGTTTGGAGCAGGAACCGCCGGTTATGGCTATCCTCCGCACCATCCCCACCATCACAATGCCTGGGCAGCAGCCTATCATCCACATGCGGCCACCTAA